From the genome of Lotus japonicus ecotype B-129 chromosome 6, LjGifu_v1.2, one region includes:
- the LOC130726542 gene encoding beta-glucosidase 46-like isoform X6 has product MAFRSWRSPVFLGISSIVLVICISSSLRAPSESNRSHRTPLPTQFLFGTASSSYQYEGAYLSDGKGLSNWDVFTHKTPGGIIDGSNGDIAVDQYHRYLEDVDLMEAINVNSYRFSISWARVLPKGRFGVVNWAGISYYNRLIDALLLKGIQPFVTLSHNEFPQELEDRYGSWLSTKSREDFEYYADLCFKSFGDRVKYWATFNEPDKVATYGYRQGLGPPSRCSNTFGNCNEGDSEKEPFVVAHNIILSHAIAVDLYRTKYQNVQGGRIGIIVSADWYEPISNSTADKLAAERARSFTLNWCLDPIIFGKYPTDMQKVLGNILPEFSSNDKEKLERGLDFIGINHYASYYVKDCIYSMCEPGPGITKTEGSYQLSPIGEPIPIDSKYVYPQGMEKMVTYVKNRYNNTPMFISENGYSALDNPNNTEEEYLNDFNRKDYMAGHLDALMEAIRKKNIENQPKAKLGSQVLLLSHQYNKA; this is encoded by the exons ATGGCATTCCGAAGCTGGCGGAGCCCTGTGTTTCTTGGGATATCCTCCATTGTTTTGGTGATATGCATTTCATCTTCTCTCAGAGCTCCCTCTGAATCAAACAGGTCCCACCGAACTCCTTTGCCTACCCAATTCCTCTTCGGAactgcttcttcttcttaccag TATGAAGGTGCTTATTTGAGTGATGGGAAAGGACTGAGCAACTGGGATGTCTTCACTCACAAAACACCAG GAGGAATAATTGATGGAAGCAATGGGGATATTGCCGTTGACCAATACCATCGCTATCTG GAGGATGTAGATCTAATGGAAGCCATCAATGTGAACAGCTACAGGTTCTCTATTTCATGGGCAAGAGTTCTACCAA AAGGAAGATTTGGAGTAGTAAATTGGGCTGGCATCAGCTATTATAACCGGTTAATAGATGCTTTGCTACTCAAAG GAATCCAACCATTTGTAACATTATCACATAATGAATTTCCTCAAGAACTAGAAGACAGATATGGAAGTTGGCTAAGTACCAAGTCACG GGAAGATTTTGAATATTATGCAGACCTCTGTTTTAAATCCTTTGGTGACAGGGTGAAATATTGGGCAACCTTTAATGAGCCCGATAAAGTAGCCACATACGGTTACCGCCAAGGACTAGGTCCACCAAGTCGTTGCTCTAACACATTTGGAAATTGCAATGAGGGAGATTCAGAGAAGGAGCCATTTGTGGTGGCTCATAATATTATCCTCTCACATGCAATTGCTGTTGATCTTTATAGAACCAAATATCAG AATGTGCAAGGTGGGAGAATTGGCATTATCGTCAGTGCTGACTGGTATGAACCCATCAGCAATTCAACGGCAGACAAATTGGCCGCAGAAAGAGCAAGATCCTTCACCTTGAACTG GTGCTTGGACCCAATCATATTTGGTAAATACCCTACAGATATGCAGAAGGTTTTGGGAAATATCTTACCTGAATTTTCCAGCAATGACAAGGAGAAACTGGAGAGAGGATTGGATTTCATCGGCATCAATCACTATGCGAGTTACTATGTCAAGGACTGCATCTATTCCATGTGTGAACCGGGACCTGGGATCACCAAAACAGAGGGTTCATACCAACTAAGTCCAATTGGGGAACCT ATTCCAATTGATTCGAAATATGTTTACCCACAAGGCATGGAGAAAATGGTCACCTATGTAAAAAACAGATACAACAACACTCCAATGTTTATTAGTGAAAATG GATATTCTGCGTTGGACAACCCAAATAACACTGAGGAGGAATATCTTAATGATTTCAACAGAAAAGATTACATGGCGGGTCATTTAGATGCCCTAATGGAAGCAATAAG